The genomic segment TATTTCGGGGATTTCGCCGGGTCCGACTTTTCTCCGGAATCGGAAGCCCTCGTGTGCCTGGCGGGGAAACCGTGACGAAGGGGCGGTACGGGGGAAAACCGGTGGTCCGGGCGTTTTCCGTCCTGGCAGCCCTCCTTGCCGTCTGGGGAATCTCCCGTGCGGTCAGCGCGGCCAACCGGCACCAGCTGCCTCCGCCGTCCCGGGCGCTCCCGGCCCAGGACGAGCAGCAGGCGTTCGCGCACGGCCTGGCGCCCGAGGACCTCCGGCAGCTCCTCGCCGTCGGATTGTCGGAGGGGACCACTCCGAACGGGGCGAAGGTAACCCTCACCCTTGACCCGAATCTCCAGAAGGCCGTCTTCGATCTTTTTCGCCGGTTCGACCCGCCGTACGGGGTCTTCGCCGCGATGGAGCCGAAGACCGGGAAGGTCCTGGCCCTCGTGGGATACCGCAAGGGAGGGGAGTACGACCCGTGGCTCCCCCTGAAGGCGATCTATCCCGCCGCCTCCCTCATCAAGGTGGTCACGGCGGCGGCGGCGTTGGAAAAGGGGTCGATCTCCCCCGAGGAAGAGATCAGCTATCGCGGCGGGATCTACCGGATCACGCGCAAGGGCCTGCATACCCGCGGGGGTCGGGGCGTTCCCACCATGACGCTCGAGGAGGCCATCGCCAAGTCGTCCAATTCCGTCTTCGGGAAAGTGACGGTCGATTACGTGGGGAGCGAGGCGCTCGAGGAGTTCATGGAGAGATTCGGGTTCGGGCAAGAGATCCCGTTCGGCCTTCCCGTCGAGGTGAGCAACGGCTATGTGCCGTCGGACGAGTACCGTCTCGCCCGGACCGGCGCGGGCTTCGGGGAAGTGTATGTCTCCCCCCTCCACATGGCGATGATCATGTCTGCGATCGGTTCCTCCGGGGAGATGCCGAGGCCGATCCTGATCGAGAGCGTGGAGGACAAGGACGGCGACCCCCTCTACGATGCGGTGCCGTCGAAGTGGCGGGACACGGTGAGCCCCGAGACCGCCGAGGCGCTGCTCAAGATGATGGTGAAGACGATCGAGATGGGGACGTCGCGGCGGACGTTCGGCACCCCCGACTCCACGCCGATGTTGCGGGACATGGAGGTGGCCGGCAAGACCGGTTCCCTGTCGGGATGGAACCCGAGAATGCGTTTCGAATGGTTCGCCGGCGTCGCTCCCGTGAAGGACCCGAAAATCGCGGTCGCCGCCCTCGTGGTGAACAGCAACCACTGGAAGATCAAAGGGAGCTACGTCGGGAAGGAGGCGATGTCCTCCTATTTCGGGTATCCGCAATCCACCCCCCCCGCCTACGCGAAACGCCGGGCGAAGAAAAAAGGGCGCGCCGCGGCAAAGAAAAAGGGAGCGAACAAGAAGGGCGCGGCCAGCAAAAAGCCGAAGAAGAGCCAGCCGGAGGCCAAGCGGGCGCCCGCGTCTCCCCGGTCGTCCGTTCCCTCGCCCACCCCCCGGTGGCTGTCCTACCAACCCTTTCTTCCCGGCGGTCCCTCCTCCCGGGGGTGACCGTCCGATGGACTTCTCCCGGCTGATATCGGCGAGGCGGAGCCTGCGGGCCTTTTCGGACAGGCAGGTCGAGCCGGAAAAGATCGAGCGGATGATCGAGGCCGCCCGGTGGTCGCCCTCCTGCGCGAACCGGCAGCCGTGGCGGTTCGTGATCGTCGCCAGGGAAGACTCCGCGCGGCCCGCCGTCGAGGCGTCCCTCGACGCGGGAAACGGCTGGGCGAAACGGGCTCCGGTCCTCCTCGTCACCGGTGCGCGTAAGGCCGACGGGGCCGTTGTGGAGGCGCGGGAGTACTTCCACCATGACACGGGGCTGGCCACCATGAGTCTCCTGTTCCGCGCGGCGGATCAGGGACTTCTCGCCCACCCGATGGCGGGGTGGAAGGAGCAGCCCCTGAGGGCGGCCCTCTCCCTGCCGGAGGATTTCCTGCCGATCGCGGTCATCGCCGTGGGGTACGAGGGCAGGCACGAGGATCTCGACGAGGAGACCCGGAGGAAGGACGAGCGGCCGCGGGCCCGCAAGGACGTGGGGGAGATCGCCTTCCGCGGGCGGTGGGGAGAGCCCTTCCGGGGGACCTTGCCCTCGGCCCCCGCGAAGGTGTACGAGACTGATATCCCCTTGCGGTTCGGGGACATCGACGCGATGGGGCACGTGAACAACGCGGTTGCGATGACTCTTTTCGAGCTCGGGAGGGCCAAATTCTTCGCCGAGGTGGTGGGGGTGGGCAGGATCGAGGATTACGAGTTCATCCTTGCCGAGGCGACCGTCCGGTACCGTCTCCCCATCCTGCTCCAGGACCAGGTACGACTGCGCATGCACATTACCGACGTCGCCCGAAGTTCCTTCCGGTTCCAGGCCGAACTGTTCGATCCCCGCGACGGCCGCGTCTTCACCGAGACCGAAACCGTGCAGGTGATGTTCGACTACGCCAAAGGGCGGGTGATACCGGTATCGGCGGAGTTTCTCGCCAAGGTGAAGGACTACATCGGGGGATAGCCCCCCGTGGCGCGGCATCGTTCCCGTCCGTTTCCGGACGGCGCCTCATTTTGCCGGCGCGCCGTGGGCAGCGACGGACAGCTCGCCCCGCATTCCCCTTTCGGCGATCCTTCGGCCACCGTTTCCCGTCAGAAATAGATATTCCAAGAGAATTTCGCTTCGTTGTAGTGGAGTCCGGGGGAAACGGTCCGGCCGACATCCACAAATAGTGCATGGTGACGGTCGAGAGAGATCCCCTGGCGGAGGACCGCCGAAAACTCCCGCCCCCGTTTTTCGTCCCCCAGGACGCCGAAGATCTGGCGCGCCTCCAGGAGGATTTTCCAGGAGCGTGACATTTGCCTCAGGATCCCGGCAGACAGGCCGACTCCCGCCGTGTAATCGGGGCGGTACCTGCCGGCGACGTTCACCTCCGTTTCCAGCAGCACGTGGGCCAGGCCGAGAGGCCGGATGTCCCAAGCCATTCCGCCCCCCGGATTCAGGAAGAAGACCAGTGCGTCCGATCCGCCCGGGAAAGGCTTGGTCGCGAACCCCGTCCGGAATTTCCAGGAAACCGGCCGGAAGAAGTCGTCCCGCCCGGCAAGCGACAGGATGTGGACCAGGTCCCACTCCTGCAGTCGGAAACGCCCGCTATCGGGGTAGTAGCGCACCGTCGCACGGGAGAATTCGATCTGGGATCCGGGGGTAAAGCCGTCGTCCGCGTCCAAAAGGTCGTGATAGGCCGGCCTGCCGGACACCTCAAGAAAGGGGCTCTCTTCCCGGATGCCCACCGCCAGCGCCACCCTCGATGACTCGTGGCCGCTTTCGGGTTGGCCCGGCGCCGGAATGGGCGTAAGTACGCTCTCCGCCGCCGGGATCGTGCTCCGTGCGGAAAGGACCGTCAGGAACCGCCTCAGGTACTCTTCCTT from the Candidatus Deferrimicrobiaceae bacterium genome contains:
- a CDS encoding nitroreductase family protein; its protein translation is MDFSRLISARRSLRAFSDRQVEPEKIERMIEAARWSPSCANRQPWRFVIVAREDSARPAVEASLDAGNGWAKRAPVLLVTGARKADGAVVEAREYFHHDTGLATMSLLFRAADQGLLAHPMAGWKEQPLRAALSLPEDFLPIAVIAVGYEGRHEDLDEETRRKDERPRARKDVGEIAFRGRWGEPFRGTLPSAPAKVYETDIPLRFGDIDAMGHVNNAVAMTLFELGRAKFFAEVVGVGRIEDYEFILAEATVRYRLPILLQDQVRLRMHITDVARSSFRFQAELFDPRDGRVFTETETVQVMFDYAKGRVIPVSAEFLAKVKDYIGG
- a CDS encoding penicillin-binding transpeptidase domain-containing protein; its protein translation is MTKGRYGGKPVVRAFSVLAALLAVWGISRAVSAANRHQLPPPSRALPAQDEQQAFAHGLAPEDLRQLLAVGLSEGTTPNGAKVTLTLDPNLQKAVFDLFRRFDPPYGVFAAMEPKTGKVLALVGYRKGGEYDPWLPLKAIYPAASLIKVVTAAAALEKGSISPEEEISYRGGIYRITRKGLHTRGGRGVPTMTLEEAIAKSSNSVFGKVTVDYVGSEALEEFMERFGFGQEIPFGLPVEVSNGYVPSDEYRLARTGAGFGEVYVSPLHMAMIMSAIGSSGEMPRPILIESVEDKDGDPLYDAVPSKWRDTVSPETAEALLKMMVKTIEMGTSRRTFGTPDSTPMLRDMEVAGKTGSLSGWNPRMRFEWFAGVAPVKDPKIAVAALVVNSNHWKIKGSYVGKEAMSSYFGYPQSTPPAYAKRRAKKKGRAAAKKKGANKKGAASKKPKKSQPEAKRAPASPRSSVPSPTPRWLSYQPFLPGGPSSRG